From the Planctomycetota bacterium genome, the window CGCGCGCTTCGAGGTCGCGCCAGCCCAGGGCTTCGAGGAAGACGACCGTTCCGCGGCGCCCGACGGCGGCGACGAGGCCCGCGACTTCGCCGCGATCGACGAATTCCTGGAGGCGGGGCCGGAGAAGGGCGAGCTTTTCGGAATCGACGCCGGGCGAGGGGGTCGCGCAGGACGCCAGCGCCGCCGCGATCAGGCACGCGAGGCGTCGAAGGAGCGGAGGGTTCATGGCTCCGAGCTTAGCTTCCCGCCGCTTCGGGAACAACGGTTCGGCGCTTCAGCGGTTTCGGCGCCGGAACGCGGCCAGGGCCGTCGCCAGGACGGCGGCGAGGAAAGCGGGCGGCGCGACGGCCGGCGCGGAGATGGAGCTTCCGCATTCGCAGTGTCCGTCAATGAGGCCTTCCTCGTGTTCCTTGACGGAGGAGCCGCCTCCGGAGGCGGTCCGGCTTGCGGAGTCGATATTGGAATCGGGGCTTTCCTGCCCGTCCAGAGAGACCGCGCGGACGAGGTAGAAGTACGTCTGTCCGGCGGTCGCCGTGCAGTCGGAGTACGAGGTGGAGGTGACGTTGGAGGCCAGGGCGGTGAACGAGCCGGGGGCTCCGGTGGTGGAGCGGTAAACGGTGTAGCTCTGAGCGCCGGTGGAAGCGTTCCAGGTCAGAAGAATGCACGTGGGTCCTCCGGCGGCGTCGAGGTTGGTGGGCGCGTTGGGCCGCGTGCTGAAGGTCCAGGTGCGGATGTCCTGGATGGCGTTGAGGCCGCCGGTGGCGCCGGTGAAGCCGACGTGGGCGGTATTCCCGCCGATCGTCGAGGGGATGTCGATCGTGTAGTTCTGCGTTTGCGACGTGTTGCTGCCGGTATCGGTAATCGTGACCTGGAGGGTCGTTCCGTCGTAGACGAGCCGGGCCCGGAAGATGTTGCCGTTGTGGAAGTTGAGGGTAAGGGTCGTTTGATTTTCGGCTTGAGGGGCGGCGCCGTTGGTGAAGATTCCGGTGTAGCTGCCGCCGTTCGGGTAGATATCGAAAGCGATCGCGACGCTGGTGGGGATTCCCTGATAGCCGAGGTTGCCTCCGCCGCCTCCCAGGGCGGCCGCTCCCTGGCGCTGGAGGACGAAGCAGATTCCGTCCGCCATGGGGTTGCTGCCGGGGGTGAACTGGAACGTAAAGGTCGTGGCGAAGGCTTGGACGTTGACTTGGGACGTGCTGAACGCGCTTCCGGTTTGGCCGTTGACGGCCGGGGTCAGCCGCAGGACCGTCAGCCCCCCGGAAGACGCCGTGGCGGCGTTTCCGTTCAGTTGCATGTCGGAGGTCGAGGCGAACCCGCCGGAATGATCGATCGTCTGCGCTTCGGCGGCCGCCGCGGCAAGGACAAAAGGAAGCGCGCCTACAGCGATCCGGAATCCTCCCATGGCTCTTTCGCCTCCCCAACAACACGAGCCCAAGGGTGGGATCCCGCCCCTCAGAAATTGTAGACGATGGGTATGAAGCATGCAAGATGCATCCGCTTTCGATTGGGGGGCTCCCCTCCGCCTGGGGAAGCTCGACAGAGATGGCGCCGATGCCGGGAGCGGAGCATCCGGCTCCGGCGAGAGCCCTTCCAAAATAGCGGCCTCATGTCAGAATGGCAGGAACATGGGTTATATGAAGATAAATATTATAAGTTTTTGTATTACAACAGCTTGTAAATTAAAATCGTTTCGTGTTTGGCATGTAATTTGCATTTTGCATAAGCGCAAGGTTGAATCGGGTCGTCTGCGAGACGGTCCGGGAGAGAACGAAAGGAGGTGACGCGGAATGTTCGGGACTTTGGCTCCGACTCGGTTGAGCCGGTTCGAGGACGAGGTGGATCGGCTCTTCCGGGAGACGTGGGAAAGCTTCCCGAGGTTCGGGGCGTGGTTCTGGGAGGATCGTGTGGAGTATCCGGCCCTGAATCTCTGGGAGGACGGCGACAACCTCTATGTGGAGGCGGAGCTGCCCGGCCTTAAGCCGGAGGATCTCGAGTTGACCGTGCTCGGGGATGAGCTTTGCCTACGCGGCGAGCGCCGTTGGGAGGAAAAGGAAGGCGTGACCTGGCATCGGCGCGAGCGGGGGTTCGGGAAGTTCGTGCGGACGATCCGGCTGCCCTCGCCGATCGCGTCCGACCGCGTTCAGGCGTCCTTCCACAACGGCGTGCTGACCATCACGCTTCCCAAGGCCGAAGCGGCCCGCGCCCGCAAGGTCGAGGTGAAGCGGATCGAGAAGAAGTAATTCGGAGGAAAGGAGGTGAGGAAGCATGATGATGGAGCTCATTCGTAGGGGGCTCGGCACCGACCTCGGTCGTCCGGAGTCCGCTTACGAAGGCCTCACCTTCGAGCCTCGGGTGGACATCCTGGAGAACGAGGCGGAATACATCCTCACCGCGGACATGCCGGGCGTCGATCCCAAGGACATCGACGTGCGCCTGGATCAGGGCACGCTTATGATCCACGGGAAGGTGGCGGCCCGCCAGCCCGAGGGCACGGCGTACCTGATTCGGGAGTACGGCGTCGGCGACTATCGCCGGACGTTCGATGTCGGCGAGGGGATCGACCCCGAGCGAATCTCCGCGGAGTATTCCGACGGCGTGCTCGTGCTCCACTTGCCGAAGGTGGAGGCCGCGCGTCCTCGGAAGATCTCCGTGACCGCGAAGTAGAGATTGCGGACGTGAATCGGCTTCCGGTTCCGGGGATTCCGACCGACCGGGAGGAACCCCGCAAACCCGTCCCGTGCCGTTGGCCCGGAAGGCGGGTGAGGGGTCCGCCTCACGCGGCGGCAGGCCTCCCGATCCGGATCGGGACGCTTATCCCTCACGGGCGGCCCGGGCGGACGCCGCGACCCGTGCGCGCGTCCGTGACCGCGGCTGCGGTCGACGCCCCGGCGGAGCACCGCCCTGCCGGTCGTCGGCCCGCCCGCGCCGCGCCGGTTTTTTCGCCCGAAGAAAAATTCGTTCGCTTTTCAAGGAGGTGAGGGCCGATGAAGCTGGTTCCCTTCAAGAAGAAGAGCGGGAGGAACGGCGGCCTTCTCCGGGGCGGCGACGGCGCCTCCGCCTTGAGCCGCTTCCGGGCCGAGATGGACCGCCTCTTCGAGCGGTTCTTCCGCGATCCCTGGAGCGTCTTCGACGAGACGTCCTGGGCGTCGTCCTGGGGCTGGAATCCCGCGCTGGACGTGATCGACGGCGAAAAGGAAGTCACCGTCCGCGCGGAGATCCCCGGCGTCGATCCCAAGGACGTCGAAGTCACCGTCTCGGGCAATCTCTTGACGATCGCGGGCGAGAAGAAGGACGTCTCGGAGGAGAAGGGAAAGAACTTCTATCGCTCGGAGTGCTCCTACGGCTCCTTCCGGCGGAGCGTCGCCCTGCCGGAGGGCGTGGACGCCGACAAGGTGCAGGCGGAGTACTCCAACGGCGTCCTGACCGTCCGTGTCGCCAAGTCCAAGACGGCGGCGCCCCGGAAGATCGCGATAACCGCCAAGTAGCGCGTTCCCGTCGTCGTCCTCCCCTCCTTACGGTCCACGGGGCGCCGGTTCCAAGGCCGGCGCCCGGTGGACGCGTCCTCTGCGGGAGGTGTCGGATGCCCCTGGCGTACCGCGACGGCGAAGAGCTTCTGACCGACCTTGAGGCCGAACGGATCTACTGCGTGGTCGACGCGCTGGGCTTCGACCGCGACGGCTTCATCCTGCCTCTCAAGACCGCCTCCGAGGGAAAAATTCTGTCGATGCCGGACGGACGGATTCTTCTTCGTCCCCCGGGAGGGGCGGCCTTCGAGGCCTGGTTGGCGGAGCTTCCGGCCCGCCTGCGGGAAACGGACCTTTCGCGCGTTCCGCGCAAAGGAGACCCCGATCCGAAGCGCGGCCTCACGTCGCTCCGACAGCCCAGGCCGGTCGGAACCCGCCGGTACCTCGCCGGGGCCGCGTAAACGCGCGACCGCTTCCGAGGCTCAGTCTCATGTCACGTTGGCAGAGGCGAAGAGGATGGGAAGGATCCGGAGACGAACGGGCTGGCGCTCAGTCGGTTGTGCCGTCGCCGGCGCGAATCCGTTGGCATCGCGTTTGCACCGCCGAAGACCGGAGCCATGACTCAACGCGAGAAGATATGGACCCTTCCGGTGCTTCCGCTTCGGAACACCGTGCTTTTCCCCTTCGCCGTCCTTCCTCTTTCGGTGGGGCGGGACCGCTCCGTGGCCGCCGTCGAAACAGCGGCCTCGAAGAGCGACAACGAACTTATCGTCGTGGCTCAGCGGGACGGAACCCAGGACGAGCCGCGGTGGGAGGATCTCTACCGCGTGGGCACCCGGGCCGTGTTGCGCAAGGTCGGTCGCAATCCCCAAGGGGTCCTGGAGGTGCTCGTCCAGGGGTTGGATCGCGTGCAGATCGTGGAAGAACTCAAGGAGGAGCGTTTCTTCCGCGCCAAGGTGCGGGCGTTCCCCCTCCCGGCCGATCCCACGGTCGAAACCGAAGCTCTGCGGCGCGAAGTGCTCGACCTGGCGCGCAAGGCCCTCAGCTTCGTCAACGCGGAAGCGGCCGCC encodes:
- a CDS encoding Hsp20/alpha crystallin family protein; its protein translation is MFGTLAPTRLSRFEDEVDRLFRETWESFPRFGAWFWEDRVEYPALNLWEDGDNLYVEAELPGLKPEDLELTVLGDELCLRGERRWEEKEGVTWHRRERGFGKFVRTIRLPSPIASDRVQASFHNGVLTITLPKAEAARARKVEVKRIEKK
- a CDS encoding Hsp20/alpha crystallin family protein is translated as MMMELIRRGLGTDLGRPESAYEGLTFEPRVDILENEAEYILTADMPGVDPKDIDVRLDQGTLMIHGKVAARQPEGTAYLIREYGVGDYRRTFDVGEGIDPERISAEYSDGVLVLHLPKVEAARPRKISVTAK
- a CDS encoding Hsp20/alpha crystallin family protein is translated as MKLVPFKKKSGRNGGLLRGGDGASALSRFRAEMDRLFERFFRDPWSVFDETSWASSWGWNPALDVIDGEKEVTVRAEIPGVDPKDVEVTVSGNLLTIAGEKKDVSEEKGKNFYRSECSYGSFRRSVALPEGVDADKVQAEYSNGVLTVRVAKSKTAAPRKIAITAK